A section of the Pristiophorus japonicus isolate sPriJap1 chromosome 4, sPriJap1.hap1, whole genome shotgun sequence genome encodes:
- the LOC139262306 gene encoding myb/SANT-like DNA-binding domain-containing protein 3 isoform X2, which produces MIQEHARQTKNFLHEEVEKLVTVIEEKWLELDISKSGPSKVPPKEMRKRWNLVAEELSVGVNTARSGSQCKKKWQDVGQVVSKKLAHNKRERTRTGGGPPNLHQLTPLEQRVAALLTHTDRKRISSAQAGPTCEEEEDTSQDPEDPDACAAEKGGWGEDGSMEMCAQENADRDIDQNISQGIKQPEPSISSSATHHGFTPSEVAGPSGGREMHLGTPSPPPSQPAPRTGGVPLGRPTARGRRSRPVSPERQPSAEINQVVSLGEETNVLTRSLVAAVSGVHNEVATLSGEISALRCEVRAGISEGVQMMADAMRELASAIRAQRPETQMPLPLHSMHQPPVRPKLDPQHPPSPPPSLAL; this is translated from the exons ATGATACAAGAGCATGCAAGgcaaaccaagaatttcctccatgaggaagtggagaaattagtgactgtaatcgaggagaaatggctggagctggatatcagcaagagtggtccatcaaaggtcccacccaaggaaatgagaaaaagatggaacctcgttgcagaagaacTCTCTgttggggtcaacaccgcaagatctggaagccagtgcaagaagaaatggcaggacgttggtcaagttgtgagt aagaaattggcccacaacaagagggagagaactagaacaggaggaggtccaccaaatctccaccaactgacacccctggaacagagggttgctgccttgctgactcacaccgacagaaaaagaatcagctctgcacaagctggacccacatgcgagg aagaagaagacacttctcaagatcctgaggatccagatgcgtgcgctgcagagaaaggtgggtggggggaggatgggtccatggaaatgtgtgctcaggagaatgctgaccgtgaTATCGATCagaacatatcacagggcatcaaacagccagaaccctccattagctcctcggcaacccaccatgggttcacaccttccgaggtcgcgggtcccagtggcggtcgggaaatgcatcttgggacacccagtcccccaccgtcccagcctgcgcctcgcactggaggggtgccactaggcagacccacggcgaggggaaggagaagccgaccagtctctcctgagaggcagccctcagcagagattaatcaggttgtttcattgggtgaggagaccaatgtccTCACAAGATCTCTCGTAGCGGCTGTCAGTGGGGTGCACAatgaggtcgcgacactgtcgggtgaaatctctgcactaagatgtgaagtcagggcgggcatttcagagggtgtgcagatgatggcagatgccatgagggagctggcttctgcaataagggcacaaaggccggagactcaaatgccactcccacttcattccatgcaccagccaccggtcagacccaagctggACCCCCAACACCCACCCTCCCCACCACCATCACTGGCCCTATAA
- the LOC139262306 gene encoding myb/SANT-like DNA-binding domain-containing protein 3 isoform X1, which produces MPMTKHSLSPGDSCKVGRMIQEHARQTKNFLHEEVEKLVTVIEEKWLELDISKSGPSKVPPKEMRKRWNLVAEELSVGVNTARSGSQCKKKWQDVGQVVSKKLAHNKRERTRTGGGPPNLHQLTPLEQRVAALLTHTDRKRISSAQAGPTCEEEEDTSQDPEDPDACAAEKGGWGEDGSMEMCAQENADRDIDQNISQGIKQPEPSISSSATHHGFTPSEVAGPSGGREMHLGTPSPPPSQPAPRTGGVPLGRPTARGRRSRPVSPERQPSAEINQVVSLGEETNVLTRSLVAAVSGVHNEVATLSGEISALRCEVRAGISEGVQMMADAMRELASAIRAQRPETQMPLPLHSMHQPPVRPKLDPQHPPSPPPSLAL; this is translated from the exons ATGCCGATGACAAAGCACTCCCTCTCTCCTGGTGACTCCTGCAAGGTAGG ACGGATGATACAAGAGCATGCAAGgcaaaccaagaatttcctccatgaggaagtggagaaattagtgactgtaatcgaggagaaatggctggagctggatatcagcaagagtggtccatcaaaggtcccacccaaggaaatgagaaaaagatggaacctcgttgcagaagaacTCTCTgttggggtcaacaccgcaagatctggaagccagtgcaagaagaaatggcaggacgttggtcaagttgtgagt aagaaattggcccacaacaagagggagagaactagaacaggaggaggtccaccaaatctccaccaactgacacccctggaacagagggttgctgccttgctgactcacaccgacagaaaaagaatcagctctgcacaagctggacccacatgcgagg aagaagaagacacttctcaagatcctgaggatccagatgcgtgcgctgcagagaaaggtgggtggggggaggatgggtccatggaaatgtgtgctcaggagaatgctgaccgtgaTATCGATCagaacatatcacagggcatcaaacagccagaaccctccattagctcctcggcaacccaccatgggttcacaccttccgaggtcgcgggtcccagtggcggtcgggaaatgcatcttgggacacccagtcccccaccgtcccagcctgcgcctcgcactggaggggtgccactaggcagacccacggcgaggggaaggagaagccgaccagtctctcctgagaggcagccctcagcagagattaatcaggttgtttcattgggtgaggagaccaatgtccTCACAAGATCTCTCGTAGCGGCTGTCAGTGGGGTGCACAatgaggtcgcgacactgtcgggtgaaatctctgcactaagatgtgaagtcagggcgggcatttcagagggtgtgcagatgatggcagatgccatgagggagctggcttctgcaataagggcacaaaggccggagactcaaatgccactcccacttcattccatgcaccagccaccggtcagacccaagctggACCCCCAACACCCACCCTCCCCACCACCATCACTGGCCCTATAA